CTAAAATTTTATCAGAGGAATCAATACCAAAAAGTTCACATCCTTTGGCATTGATATATTTGAATTTCAGTCCCGTCTGAATAAAAATGGGATCAGGTGCATGTTCAATTAAGGTCCGGAATTGATTTTCATGAATCTCACTTTCCTTCAATAAGTATTTTAACTCGCTGATTGTATTACTGAGAGAAGCATTCTGTTGCTCTAATTCTTTTTCCTTGGATACTAGTTTTGAAATAATCTTCTCAGATTCATTTTCTTGAAGAATCCGAGCTGTGATATCCTTAAAAGTCGCTAGAATAAATTCCTGATTATCAACCTGGATGAAGGTGAAAAATCCCAGAAGAAACAGTTCTTGTTTCTTTTTTGAATTTAGTTTTAGAAAAATATTCTTAGGGTTACCCTCCTCCTGAAGTGCTTCCAATATCAATTCTTTCGGAAATTCTAAGAACCCAACTTCTTCTAAAGTCTTTTTTTGGATTGTGGCAAAATCGCTGATTTCCTGTAAAGAAAGCCATTCCTCATTTGCAGCGATTATTTTTCCACTTGTTTCATGGATTAAAAGCGCAGGTAGAGGAAGGTTGTCAAAAACCCTCAGGTAGACTTTAGATTGATCTAAAGCGGAAAACAACGAATCTTCTGACTTCAAGAAATAGGGTAAATGGGTTTGAGATTGACCTCAGGTTCGCTCATGGGTGATTGAGCTTATTGGGCGAATCCAATTTTAAACATAATTTATTTTAGGGCAAAATTTTTTGAAATTTTCTTATCTCACTGATAATCAGAATAAAATAAACTAAAAACCCTAGTGGAATTAACGAGGTTTAATGGAGTTGAATTTTAGGATTATTTACCTGAAAAAGTCTGTTAGCTCAATTAATTCAAGGACAGAAATTACCCAGCCTATCAAACCCACCCCTAAAAATAATGAGGGAATTCCTTTCAGGTATAAAGTGGAATTGATCGTAAAATTCTCCGGATCCTCCGGATCATACCAAACCTCTAACTTGGTTCCGTCTTCCTTTTTCCAACTGGTTCCGATTTCTAGTTCTTTGGTGATCCATACCTCTTGTTCTGTTTTAAACCGCACCACAGGATAGTACATTCCACCGGATTGAGGAGAGGAAGATTTATAGATTGACTTGAAAATAACAGCCTTTACTTTTTTTCCATGTTGGGTTAAATGCTTGACTTTTTGGAATTGAAAAACTCCAAAACCCACGAAAGCGGTAGAAATCAGGACAACGATTAGTTCGGTCGTCATAGAGTGGAGATGTATAATGAGGTGTAAGAATTAAAAAGGTTGATCGAATGATTTTTTGAAAAACCACTACCGCCTGATTAATGATTTAAATTGATTTAGGATCAGCGTTTTCTTTCAAAAATCCAGTGGATTGGAGGAAACGATCCGCTTCTCGTATCGTCTTTTCAAAATACTCGGGATTCTTTAAGTTAAAGAAGCCGTGCGGCTGGCCTTCATATAGGAAAAGATCACAGCGACTCCCCACTTTTTTCATAACCGTCTGGTAGTAATTCATGGTTTCCACAGGAATCAATTCGTCCTTTGTTCCTAAAAAGATTACGGTGGGCGGTGCACCTTCCCGAATGTTGTGTAGGGGAGAAAAATCTTTGAATTGTTCACCGATTCTTTCAAATCCGTAGCCACCGGGACCATTGTCAATGACGGGATTAAAAAGGACCAAAGCAGAGGGTTTGGTACTGATGCTCATGTCGTCGTTTGGGTCATTAAATCCTTCGATCAAGGCTGTTGCAGCTGCCAAATGCCCTCCAGCTGACCCTCCTGATGCGATGATTTTAGAGGGGTCAATTTGAAATTCTTCTGCATTTTTCCGAATAAATCGCATTGCGGATTTGGCATCCATGAGCGACTCGAAAGGAGTGGTTTTATTCCTGGAATTGACTCTGTAATCGACCAAAAAGCAAACGATCCCTCGTTCAGAAAAATAGGTCGCATGGGGTTCAAACTGTGCCGTTGAACCACCGTTCCATCCCCCGCCAAAAAAGAAAATCATTGCAGGATAGGTCTCGGATTCATGGGTAACCTTTGGTCTGTAAACTTCCAAGGTTAGGTCCAAGGTGTCGATGGTTTTATATACCACCTGCTCTTGTGCAAGGGTAGATTTGGAGAAAAAAATCAGATTGAAGAAAAAGAAGAATTTGATTCGAAGGGTCATTTTTTTGGGGTTGGTTGATTTAAGATAGGTTAAATCTGACCTAAAAATGTCAATAAATCGGGTTTAAATTTCCTCTTCATTTTGCTATCGATACCGAATTGGAAGCATATCCAACCTTAAAAGTACCAAAAGTGTGACGATCAAAATTGTTCCTAGAGATGCCAATACATTGATAGTTTTCTGAACTTTCAGCGGATTCCTAGTCCATACTTGAAGGATTTTCACTAGGCCCAAACCTAAGAATCCTCCAGAAGTATTGGTGATCAGGTCTGTGGTATCCAATGCTCCGATTTTAAAAATGTATTGAGAAGCTTCCAGAAAAAGGCTCAAGAGAAAGCAATAAAGTAGTTTTTTAAGGAAGGATTTCTTGGCATGGAGAACTTGGAGATAGATTCCAAAAGGAAGGAAAATAAGGACATTCAGGATAACTTGACTCAGGTCAATCTTTCCTCCAGATGTGAATAATTCAGGAAATGGAATCCAATTTATACTTCTAGTATCCATGTAGGAAAAGTTGAGTCCCATCTTAAACAGGATAATCCAAACCACCATCCCCAAATAGGTGAGGGCTAAAATCGGGGTTAAATTTAGTGTCAAGTTTGGGTTTTTAGACATGCCCCTTGGATTGTGTTTTTTAGTCTACCAACAAAAACATCATTAAGTTTATTCTAGAAGCATGAATAAATCGGTTACTCGTAGATAAATATTTCCTCTATGGGTTTTTCAAAGAGCTTGGCCATTTTGAAAGCAGTCGGTAGACTGGGGTCGAATTTCTCTTTTTCGATAGCATTTATGGTTTGACGTGAAACTCCGATGATTTCAGCAAGCTCTTCCTGAGTGATGTTTTTATTCACTCTTAGTTCACGAATTCTATTTTTCATTTGTACCGTCGAGAATTGATCAAAAAGGACACGAGGTAGGTGACTCCCATAAACATTACAATAAAGGCAATATCTGCCTCAAAAGGAATTAGGTTTTGTTGGTTCAAAAGCGAAAATGTCAAACCAACGACCACAGACAATCCAAGAGTTAAGGCAATTGACTCAAGATGGATTTTTCGTTCTAATTCATCAAAATGATTGAAAAGATCTCGATTGGCTAATATCATCAGGATTCCTGTTGTAAAATTCACCACCAGCGAGAAGGTGCTGAGAAATACATGATCATCCCAAATGTATTTTTTGCCAAATGTGGCAATAGCCATGGTGGCTACCCAAGTCCAAGTCCAAGCTGCGAGTTTCTTCAGACGTTTTTTTCTTTCTAGTTTCATCGTTTTCATTTTACTTTTGTAAAGTTAACTTTACAAAAGTAAACAAAACTTTACAAAAGTCAAGTTTTGTTTACTTTTTTATCTTTTCTAAAATGAATCCTAAGAATTGGAACTAATTGAGAATAAAAAAAAGACTCAAAGA
Above is a window of Algoriphagus sanaruensis DNA encoding:
- a CDS encoding DUF3592 domain-containing protein, which translates into the protein MTTELIVVLISTAFVGFGVFQFQKVKHLTQHGKKVKAVIFKSIYKSSSPQSGGMYYPVVRFKTEQEVWITKELEIGTSWKKEDGTKLEVWYDPEDPENFTINSTLYLKGIPSLFLGVGLIGWVISVLELIELTDFFR
- a CDS encoding helix-turn-helix transcriptional regulator, with the translated sequence MKNRIRELRVNKNITQEELAEIIGVSRQTINAIEKEKFDPSLPTAFKMAKLFEKPIEEIFIYE
- a CDS encoding alpha/beta hydrolase; the protein is MTLRIKFFFFFNLIFFSKSTLAQEQVVYKTIDTLDLTLEVYRPKVTHESETYPAMIFFFGGGWNGGSTAQFEPHATYFSERGIVCFLVDYRVNSRNKTTPFESLMDAKSAMRFIRKNAEEFQIDPSKIIASGGSAGGHLAAATALIEGFNDPNDDMSISTKPSALVLFNPVIDNGPGGYGFERIGEQFKDFSPLHNIREGAPPTVIFLGTKDELIPVETMNYYQTVMKKVGSRCDLFLYEGQPHGFFNLKNPEYFEKTIREADRFLQSTGFLKENADPKSI
- a CDS encoding VanZ family protein, with the translated sequence MSKNPNLTLNLTPILALTYLGMVVWIILFKMGLNFSYMDTRSINWIPFPELFTSGGKIDLSQVILNVLIFLPFGIYLQVLHAKKSFLKKLLYCFLLSLFLEASQYIFKIGALDTTDLITNTSGGFLGLGLVKILQVWTRNPLKVQKTINVLASLGTILIVTLLVLLRLDMLPIRYR